A genomic window from Tolypothrix sp. PCC 7910 includes:
- a CDS encoding transposase family protein, with amino-acid sequence MISIFDYIQKYPRRAKQLLGISYDQFTDLVNYAKNSHEEEQLKLEQKKVRIHRRGGGRKELLSIPEQVCLCLFYLRQIPTFEVLGIMFGISKTLSNDTFHYWRKILRKILPSSLIEQVENKEGDLLIIQEILTNFKLLVDSVEQPIDRPSDNEEQKKFFSGKKKQHTIKNQIVSLPEGKDIIDVTVGSPGPTADIKLFREQQTKFDEKQEFTGDKAYQGGNNITTPHKKKRKQQLNEQQKEENKALSSKRIFVEHLIRIVKIFQVASQRFRLNADVYNEIVLLVCGLVRLRIGTFVLPNSAIN; translated from the coding sequence ATGATTAGTATATTTGATTATATACAAAAGTATCCACGAAGAGCAAAGCAACTTTTGGGGATTAGTTATGACCAATTTACTGACCTTGTAAACTATGCTAAAAACAGTCATGAAGAAGAACAACTCAAATTGGAACAGAAGAAAGTTAGAATACATCGTCGTGGAGGTGGACGCAAAGAATTATTATCCATCCCAGAACAAGTATGTTTGTGCTTGTTTTATCTGAGACAAATACCCACATTTGAAGTTTTAGGAATAATGTTTGGTATATCAAAAACTTTATCTAATGATACTTTTCATTACTGGAGAAAAATATTACGTAAGATTCTCCCTTCTAGTTTAATAGAGCAAGTAGAAAATAAAGAAGGAGATTTGCTCATTATACAAGAAATATTAACGAATTTTAAGTTGCTAGTTGATAGCGTAGAACAGCCTATAGATAGACCATCTGACAACGAAGAACAGAAAAAGTTCTTTTCGGGAAAGAAAAAACAGCATACTATAAAAAACCAGATAGTTTCCTTGCCAGAGGGAAAAGATATTATTGATGTTACAGTAGGCTCTCCAGGGCCAACAGCAGACATAAAATTATTTAGAGAGCAACAAACAAAATTTGATGAAAAACAAGAATTTACGGGAGATAAAGCGTATCAAGGTGGGAATAATATTACTACCCCTCATAAGAAGAAAAGAAAACAACAATTAAATGAACAACAAAAAGAAGAAAATAAAGCTCTATCAAGTAAGCGTATATTTGTTGAGCATTTAATACGTATTGTAAAAATTTTCCAAGTGGCATCACAAAGATTTAGATTAAATGCTGATGTTTATAATGAAATAGTTTTGTTAGTTTGTGGTCTAGTAAGACTGCGAATTGGCACTTTCGTATTACCGAATAGCGCCATAAATTAG
- a CDS encoding methyltransferase domain-containing protein, with the protein MSTTLYQQIQQFYDASSGLWEEIWGEHMHHGYYGPDGTEKKDRRQAQIDLIEELLHWAEVKTAENILDVGCGIGGSSLYLAEKFDAKATGITLSPVQANRATERAQKLNLSDRSQFLVADAQAMPFADNSFDLVWSLESGEHMPNKIKFMQECYRVLKPGGKLIMVTWCHRPIDHAPLTDDERKHLQDIYRVYCLPYVISLPEYAAIANQISLQNIRTADWSQAVAPFWDFVIDSAFTPKAIWGLLTAGWTTIVGALSLGLMSRGYQRGLIRFGLLCGDK; encoded by the coding sequence ATGAGCACAACACTGTACCAACAAATTCAGCAGTTTTACGATGCATCCTCTGGTCTTTGGGAAGAGATTTGGGGCGAACATATGCATCACGGCTATTACGGGCCTGATGGTACCGAGAAAAAAGACCGTCGTCAGGCTCAAATTGATTTAATTGAGGAATTACTCCATTGGGCAGAAGTAAAAACAGCAGAGAATATTTTGGATGTAGGCTGTGGTATTGGTGGGAGTTCGCTATATCTGGCGGAAAAGTTTGATGCTAAGGCGACAGGAATCACTCTCAGTCCAGTACAGGCGAATAGGGCTACAGAACGTGCTCAAAAGCTGAATTTGAGCGATAGAAGTCAATTTTTGGTCGCAGATGCTCAAGCAATGCCTTTTGCTGACAATAGTTTTGACTTGGTTTGGTCTTTGGAAAGTGGCGAACATATGCCCAATAAAATCAAGTTTATGCAAGAGTGCTACCGAGTGCTGAAACCCGGTGGGAAGTTAATTATGGTGACTTGGTGTCATCGGCCAATTGATCATGCACCGCTAACAGATGATGAACGCAAGCACTTACAAGACATTTACCGGGTGTATTGTTTACCCTACGTGATTTCACTACCAGAATATGCTGCGATCGCCAATCAAATTTCCTTACAAAATATTCGCACGGCTGATTGGTCACAAGCTGTAGCCCCATTTTGGGATTTTGTGATTGATTCGGCATTTACTCCCAAGGCAATTTGGGGGTTACTAACTGCGGGTTGGACTACGATTGTCGGGGCGCTGTCTTTAGGTTTGATGAGTCGGGGATATCAGCGCGGGTTAATTAGGTTTGGATTATTGTGCGGGGATAAGTAA
- a CDS encoding lipopolysaccharide assembly protein LapB — protein sequence MLHIKTLLPAVILGLCFTQLNAVLATNLDMGLVNSKNSYQVKALKNKEAIASLEKAINLYIKGDLQGAEIAFRKVIALEPNYVKAYIGLGNVLDDLGKTKEAIASFQTAISIDANDAEAYLNLGLTLAKLDRLEEAIAEYKQAIRLAPDDAEAHYRLGNALYNQQKWAAAIAEYQETIRLEPKNPAGYAALGNALYDQGKIPEAIAQYQQALKIDPQYAAAHYYLGSAFQDQGKLEEAVVEYSEAIRLKPQNSFGYSLLGNALSDQGKIPEAIAQYKKALSLDPNSAFAYYNLGVTLSKQDQRDEAVANLQKARGLFQSQHNQEMVDQIEQLLQKIRSQIN from the coding sequence ATGTTACACATTAAAACTTTGCTACCTGCGGTAATTCTGGGCTTATGTTTTACCCAGTTAAATGCTGTATTAGCAACGAATTTAGATATGGGTTTAGTAAACTCGAAGAACTCATATCAGGTAAAAGCACTTAAAAATAAAGAAGCAATCGCTAGCTTAGAAAAAGCAATTAATCTCTATATTAAAGGAGATTTACAAGGCGCGGAAATCGCTTTTCGGAAAGTGATTGCACTAGAACCTAACTATGTAAAAGCTTATATTGGCTTAGGAAATGTCCTCGACGATTTGGGTAAAACCAAAGAAGCGATCGCCAGTTTTCAAACAGCTATTAGTATTGATGCTAACGATGCTGAAGCTTATTTAAATTTGGGTTTGACTTTGGCAAAGCTTGATCGTTTAGAAGAAGCGATCGCAGAATATAAACAAGCGATTCGTCTTGCTCCTGATGATGCCGAAGCTCATTATAGATTAGGCAATGCTCTATATAATCAACAAAAATGGGCAGCAGCAATCGCTGAATATCAAGAGACTATTCGCTTGGAACCCAAAAACCCAGCAGGTTATGCAGCTTTGGGAAATGCTTTGTACGATCAAGGTAAGATTCCAGAAGCGATCGCCCAATATCAACAAGCGCTGAAAATCGATCCGCAATATGCAGCAGCGCACTATTATTTAGGGAGTGCTTTCCAAGATCAAGGTAAGCTGGAAGAGGCTGTGGTGGAATATAGCGAAGCTATTCGCCTCAAGCCGCAAAATTCTTTTGGGTATAGTCTTTTAGGAAATGCGCTGTCCGATCAAGGTAAGATTCCAGAAGCGATCGCTCAGTACAAAAAGGCGCTGAGTCTAGATCCTAACTCTGCATTCGCTTATTATAATTTGGGTGTGACTCTTAGCAAACAAGACCAACGCGATGAGGCGGTTGCTAATCTCCAAAAAGCTAGAGGTTTATTTCAATCTCAGCATAATCAAGAGATGGTTGACCAGATTGAGCAATTATTGCAAAAAATTAGGTCTCAAATTAATTGA
- the cobA gene encoding uroporphyrinogen-III C-methyltransferase: MIDAMGKVYLVGAGPGDVAYLTVKAYNLLQQAQVLVYDALVDEQLLQCVAPDCLKLDVGKRGGKPSTSQAEINKLLVSYCQQGKRVVRLKSGDPFIFGRCTAEIEALKAAGCAFVVVPGISSALAAPLLAAIPLTDPVLSRCFAVLTAHEPEALDWEALSRLETLVILMGGQHLAEIVHRLIKQGRSRLTPIAIIRWAGTPNQQIWVAQLGNILEQTVGLSLSPVVIVIGEVVGLRNYLQPETISSENLTLAQTFSPSTMSGNSQLSLSGKTILVTRAVGQSSQFCDRLTAVGATVIEMPTLEIGPPSSWEALDHAIANLPQFDWLILTSTNGVDYFFDRLTAQGKDARTLANVKIAVVGEKTAQSLKQRGLQPDFIPPNFVADSLVENFPENLAGKKVLFPRVESGGREVLVKELNAKNAEVIEVAAYQSCCPSTIPQSAELALQNHSVDIITFASSKTVQFFCQLINSRFTNHSDILAGVCIASIGPQTSKTCHALIGRVDVEAEEYTLDGLTQALINWARNRD, translated from the coding sequence ATGATTGATGCAATGGGTAAAGTTTACCTTGTAGGTGCTGGGCCAGGAGATGTGGCATACCTCACGGTAAAAGCTTACAATCTTTTGCAGCAAGCTCAGGTGTTGGTATACGATGCCCTAGTAGATGAGCAATTGTTGCAGTGTGTAGCGCCTGATTGTTTAAAATTAGATGTCGGTAAACGTGGGGGTAAACCCAGCACCAGCCAAGCTGAGATTAACAAGTTATTAGTTAGCTACTGTCAGCAAGGGAAACGAGTTGTCAGGCTCAAGTCAGGTGATCCGTTTATTTTTGGACGCTGTACTGCGGAAATTGAAGCGTTGAAAGCTGCTGGCTGTGCATTTGTAGTGGTACCAGGAATTTCTTCGGCTTTAGCTGCGCCTTTACTTGCAGCTATTCCGCTGACAGATCCAGTTTTAAGCCGTTGTTTTGCGGTGTTAACAGCCCATGAACCAGAGGCTTTAGATTGGGAAGCACTGTCACGGCTGGAAACCTTAGTTATATTGATGGGTGGACAGCATCTTGCAGAGATTGTACATCGGCTAATCAAGCAAGGGCGATCGCGTCTGACACCAATTGCGATTATTCGCTGGGCTGGTACTCCCAATCAACAAATTTGGGTAGCACAACTGGGTAATATTCTCGAACAAACGGTTGGCTTATCTCTTTCGCCTGTGGTGATTGTGATTGGTGAGGTGGTTGGGCTACGCAATTACTTACAACCTGAGACAATATCTTCAGAGAATTTAACTTTAGCCCAAACTTTCAGCCCTTCTACTATGTCAGGCAACTCTCAGCTTTCTCTTAGTGGTAAAACAATTTTAGTCACCCGTGCAGTTGGACAGTCAAGCCAATTTTGCGATCGCCTCACCGCCGTAGGTGCAACTGTGATAGAAATGCCTACATTAGAAATTGGCCCCCCTTCGAGTTGGGAAGCTTTAGATCATGCGATCGCTAATTTACCTCAATTCGACTGGTTAATTCTTACCTCTACCAATGGTGTAGACTACTTTTTTGACAGATTAACCGCACAAGGCAAAGATGCACGTACCTTAGCCAATGTCAAAATAGCTGTCGTTGGCGAAAAAACCGCCCAAAGTCTTAAACAACGGGGTTTACAACCCGATTTTATTCCCCCTAATTTTGTGGCAGATTCTTTAGTAGAAAACTTCCCGGAGAATCTAGCGGGGAAAAAAGTGTTATTTCCTAGAGTGGAAAGTGGTGGTAGAGAAGTTTTAGTTAAGGAATTAAATGCTAAGAATGCAGAAGTTATAGAAGTTGCAGCATATCAGTCTTGCTGTCCTAGTACTATTCCCCAATCTGCTGAATTAGCTCTGCAAAATCACTCAGTAGATATAATTACTTTTGCCAGTTCTAAAACTGTACAGTTTTTCTGCCAACTAATTAATAGTAGATTTACTAATCACTCAGATATCTTAGCTGGAGTCTGTATTGCTTCCATTGGCCCCCAAACATCCAAAACTTGTCATGCTTTAATTGGACGTGTTGATGTAGAAGCAGAAGAATATACTTTAGATGGCTTAACTCAAGCTTTAATTAATTGGGCAAGAAATAGAGATTAG
- the coaE gene encoding dephospho-CoA kinase (Dephospho-CoA kinase (CoaE) performs the final step in coenzyme A biosynthesis.) produces the protein MSKRLIGLTGGIATGKSTVANYLASAYNLPILDADIYARDAVSVGSPILSAIAQRYGLEILLQDGNLNRQKLGEIIFHRPEERHWVESLIHPYVGDRFLQEIAESSAPTMVLVIPLLFEAQMTNLVTEIWVVYCSHLQQMQRLIQRNNLSEEQAQARILSQIPIQEKLASADYVLDSSSSIETLLRHVDNALKEISPK, from the coding sequence ATGAGCAAACGTCTTATTGGTTTAACTGGAGGTATTGCTACAGGTAAAAGTACTGTCGCTAATTACTTAGCTAGTGCTTACAATCTGCCGATTTTGGATGCAGATATTTATGCTAGAGATGCGGTGTCTGTAGGTTCACCGATTTTGAGTGCGATCGCTCAGCGTTATGGCTTAGAGATTCTACTACAAGATGGTAACTTGAATCGGCAAAAGCTAGGCGAAATTATTTTTCATCGTCCAGAGGAACGCCATTGGGTAGAAAGTTTGATTCATCCGTATGTAGGCGATCGCTTCCTCCAAGAAATTGCGGAATCCTCTGCACCAACAATGGTACTAGTCATACCTCTGCTGTTTGAAGCGCAGATGACTAATTTAGTAACAGAAATTTGGGTAGTGTATTGTTCTCATTTGCAGCAAATGCAAAGATTAATACAGAGAAACAACTTAAGTGAAGAACAAGCACAAGCACGAATCCTTAGCCAAATACCTATTCAAGAAAAATTAGCTTCGGCAGATTATGTATTAGATAGCTCGTCCTCAATAGAGACATTACTGAGACACGTAGATAATGCACTGAAAGAAATTAGCCCCAAATAA
- a CDS encoding TrkH family potassium uptake protein, which produces MTVARTICLGFLAVITVGTLLLMMPFSTTSGNWNDPIVALFTSTSAVCVTGLSVVDPGTYFSFWGQFFMALLVQIGGLGYMTTTTFLILLIGRKFDLRDKIAIQQALDRPGMSGSNQVIRSIIATTLIFELTGVFLLLPAFVPTYGLDQGLWLAIFHSINSWNNAGFSLFKDNLIGYQTSALVVFTVSGLIIFGGIGYQVILEMYFWLRDRIRKQTKNQVFSLDFKVATSTTLLLLFIGTIAFLGIEFRNPQTFGGMNLWDQFLLAWFQSVTPRTAGFNTIDIGKMTTAGLFITIALMFIGASPGGTGGGIKTTTLRVLTSCTQSILQGKEEVLLYERKIAISLILKAVGVLVGSVATVILSTVLIALTDPKLDFIQILFEVVSAFATVGLSTGITASVSTAAKLVLIATMYIGRVGVLLLMSAILGDPRPTRIHYPEENLLVG; this is translated from the coding sequence ATGACTGTTGCCCGAACAATTTGCTTAGGATTTTTGGCGGTCATTACTGTAGGTACTCTCCTACTGATGATGCCTTTTTCCACTACTAGTGGTAATTGGAACGATCCAATTGTGGCGCTGTTCACCTCAACATCCGCAGTTTGTGTAACTGGTTTATCGGTCGTTGATCCTGGGACTTATTTTTCCTTCTGGGGTCAGTTTTTTATGGCGCTGTTGGTTCAGATTGGGGGTTTGGGCTACATGACAACTACCACCTTTTTGATTTTGCTGATTGGGCGCAAGTTTGACTTAAGAGACAAAATTGCAATTCAACAAGCTTTAGACCGACCAGGAATGAGTGGTAGCAACCAAGTTATTCGGTCTATTATTGCCACCACCTTAATTTTTGAACTCACGGGTGTCTTTTTACTACTACCAGCATTTGTCCCCACTTATGGTTTGGATCAAGGACTATGGCTAGCAATTTTCCATAGCATTAATTCTTGGAATAATGCAGGTTTTAGCCTATTTAAAGATAACTTAATTGGCTATCAGACATCAGCTCTAGTAGTATTCACAGTCTCAGGCTTAATTATCTTTGGTGGGATTGGTTACCAGGTAATTTTGGAAATGTACTTTTGGTTACGCGATCGCATCCGAAAGCAAACGAAAAACCAAGTATTTTCTCTAGATTTTAAGGTTGCTACCAGCACTACTTTACTACTGTTGTTTATTGGTACTATTGCTTTTTTAGGCATTGAATTCAGAAATCCCCAAACCTTCGGAGGTATGAATTTGTGGGATCAATTTTTGTTAGCTTGGTTCCAATCAGTAACACCTAGAACAGCTGGCTTTAACACCATAGATATTGGTAAAATGACCACTGCTGGTTTATTTATCACAATTGCACTGATGTTTATTGGTGCTAGCCCAGGTGGTACAGGTGGTGGTATCAAAACCACAACTTTAAGAGTTCTCACCAGTTGCACTCAATCAATTCTGCAAGGCAAAGAAGAAGTTTTATTATATGAGCGCAAGATAGCTATCTCTTTAATTCTTAAAGCTGTAGGTGTGTTAGTTGGTTCTGTAGCTACTGTAATTCTATCAACAGTTTTAATTGCCCTCACAGATCCAAAGTTGGATTTCATTCAAATTTTGTTTGAAGTAGTATCTGCATTTGCAACAGTTGGGCTTTCAACAGGTATTACTGCTAGTGTTTCCACTGCTGCCAAACTAGTATTAATTGCCACAATGTATATTGGACGAGTTGGTGTATTGCTCCTCATGTCTGCTATCCTTGGAGACCCGCGTCCTACCAGAATTCACTACCCTGAAGAGAATCTATTAGTGGGATAG
- a CDS encoding homogentisate phytyltransferase, with amino-acid sequence MNQYSGQKPFGVWGRWLDAFWQFSRPHTIIGTSLSVLALYLIAVAVGNRNYPFSAVLATWFACLCGNVYIVGLNQLEDIEIDKINKPHLPLASGDFSKKQGQIIVAITGVLALVVAALSGPFLFGMVAISLAIGTAYSLPPIRLKRFPFWAALCIFSVRGTIVNLGLFLHFSWLAQKNTSIPATVWVLTVFIVVFTFAIAIFKDVPDMEGDRLYNIRTLTIHLGPQAVFNLALGVLTICYVGMILVGVLRLASVNILFLVITHLVVLCVLWMRSLGVDLQEKSAIARFYQFIWKLFFIEYLIFPIACLLA; translated from the coding sequence ATGAATCAGTATTCTGGGCAAAAGCCTTTTGGTGTTTGGGGTCGTTGGCTTGATGCTTTTTGGCAGTTTTCTCGTCCACACACAATTATTGGTACTAGTTTGAGTGTGTTGGCTTTGTATTTAATTGCTGTGGCTGTGGGCAATAGGAATTATCCTTTTTCTGCTGTTTTAGCAACTTGGTTTGCTTGTCTGTGTGGCAATGTTTATATTGTGGGGTTGAATCAACTAGAAGATATTGAAATAGATAAGATTAATAAGCCGCATTTACCGCTAGCATCAGGGGATTTTTCTAAGAAGCAAGGGCAGATAATTGTGGCAATTACTGGTGTTTTGGCGCTAGTGGTGGCTGCATTATCTGGGCCATTTTTATTTGGAATGGTGGCGATTAGTTTGGCGATTGGTACTGCTTATTCTTTACCACCAATTCGCTTAAAGCGGTTTCCCTTTTGGGCAGCTTTATGTATTTTTTCGGTACGGGGAACGATTGTTAATTTGGGGCTATTTTTGCACTTTAGTTGGTTAGCGCAAAAGAATACATCAATTCCCGCTACGGTATGGGTGCTAACAGTATTTATTGTGGTGTTTACATTTGCGATCGCAATTTTTAAAGATGTGCCCGATATGGAAGGCGATCGCTTGTACAATATCAGAACTTTGACTATCCACCTAGGGCCGCAAGCTGTATTTAATCTGGCGCTTGGGGTACTCACCATCTGTTATGTGGGCATGATTTTAGTAGGTGTGTTACGTTTAGCTTCAGTTAACATACTGTTCTTGGTAATTACCCATCTGGTAGTACTTTGTGTGCTGTGGATGCGGAGTTTAGGAGTGGACTTACAAGAAAAAAGTGCGATCGCTAGATTCTACCAATTTATCTGGAAACTTTTTTTCATTGAATATTTGATTTTCCCAATTGCCTGTCTTTTGGCTTAA
- a CDS encoding tetratricopeptide repeat protein codes for MLDNFQTIDIFAIVLVVCSIALLIYFAVKTLITSNLFQKGVNLYQQQDYQGAEAAFRQVISRNSTNDMVRLLLGDVLNQQGKIAESKEWFEDVIRRSPKNPQGYLRLANVLMQEEQREAAKTNLQLAQDLLRKQRQPEKADKVAHVLKKMNAKSN; via the coding sequence ATGCTAGATAATTTTCAAACAATTGATATTTTCGCCATTGTTTTAGTAGTTTGCAGCATCGCTCTACTAATTTATTTTGCTGTGAAAACATTGATTACCTCGAATTTATTTCAAAAAGGTGTGAATCTTTATCAACAGCAAGATTATCAAGGCGCAGAAGCGGCTTTTCGCCAAGTAATTTCTCGCAACTCGACTAATGATATGGTGCGCTTGCTGTTAGGAGATGTGTTAAATCAGCAAGGCAAAATTGCAGAATCAAAAGAATGGTTTGAGGATGTGATTCGTCGTAGTCCCAAAAATCCTCAAGGTTACTTACGTCTAGCAAATGTGCTGATGCAGGAAGAACAGCGAGAAGCAGCTAAAACTAATTTGCAATTAGCGCAAGATTTATTGCGGAAACAACGTCAACCAGAAAAGGCTGATAAAGTTGCTCATGTTTTAAAGAAAATGAATGCTAAATCCAACTGA